Proteins from a genomic interval of Caldicellulosiruptor diazotrophicus:
- a CDS encoding glycerol-3-phosphate responsive antiterminator, which produces MENLIDKLIQNPIIPAIRDKAILEYAINSECKIVFLLHSSILTIKDEINMIKQKNKIVFVHIDLIEGVGKDEKGIEFLINCGADGIISTRQNLINYAASLFIPCVQRIFLIDSQSITSGLKIIENSKPTLIEVLPGVIPKAIQRLAISTTVPIIAGGMIETKDEIIQALSSGAVAISTSKHTLFSII; this is translated from the coding sequence ATGGAAAACTTGATAGACAAACTTATTCAAAATCCTATTATACCAGCTATAAGAGACAAAGCAATACTTGAATATGCAATAAACTCTGAGTGCAAAATCGTTTTTCTTCTTCACTCATCTATTTTAACCATTAAAGATGAAATTAATATGATAAAACAGAAAAACAAAATAGTCTTCGTCCACATAGACCTAATTGAAGGTGTGGGAAAAGATGAAAAAGGGATCGAGTTTTTAATAAACTGCGGTGCTGATGGTATTATATCAACAAGACAAAACTTAATCAACTATGCCGCTTCTCTTTTTATACCCTGTGTTCAAAGAATATTTTTGATAGACTCTCAGTCAATAACATCCGGTCTTAAGATAATTGAAAACTCCAAGCCAACACTAATTGAGGTGCTACCAGGTGTAATACCAAAAGCAATACAAAGGCTGGCCATTTCTACCACAGTCCCTATCATCGCAGGAGGAATGATTGAGACAAAAGATGAGATAATTCAAGCTCTGTCTTCAGGAGCTGTAGCAATCTCAACAAGCAAACATACTCTTTTTTCAATTATCTAA
- a CDS encoding DUF1667 domain-containing protein — protein MQKNKVTCILCPRGCIIEKKEQGGTFEFVGFGCTRGMKWAKEEFTNPKRILTTTVHVKSGEIEFVPVRTTKPIPKEKIFEAISILKGIEVLAPVEIGSVIVKNILDTGADVVTTRRVGQKESLDN, from the coding sequence ATGCAGAAAAATAAAGTCACATGCATTCTTTGCCCGAGAGGCTGCATAATTGAAAAAAAGGAGCAAGGCGGTACTTTTGAGTTTGTCGGATTTGGGTGCACAAGAGGGATGAAGTGGGCAAAAGAAGAGTTTACAAACCCTAAAAGAATTCTTACAACCACAGTCCATGTTAAAAGTGGTGAGATAGAGTTTGTACCTGTTCGAACAACCAAACCTATTCCTAAGGAGAAGATTTTTGAAGCTATCTCTATCTTAAAAGGCATAGAGGTTTTAGCACCAGTTGAGATAGGAAGTGTGATTGTGAAAAATATTCTTGATACTGGTGCTGATGTTGTTACAACAAGAAGAGTTGGTCAAAAAGAATCATTAGATAATTGA